atggctttgagctgggagaggagagattgagagtggagatgaggaagaaattgttgagagtgagggtggggagagcctggcacaggttgcccatggaaggctgtggctgcctcctgcctggaggtgttgaaggccaggctggatgaggccttgagcagcctgggctggtgggaggtgtccctgcccatggcaggaggttggaactgcatGGGCAtctcacagggcagcagcagcagccccaggctgggggcatctcacagggcagcagcagccccaggctgggggcatctcatagggcagcagccccaggctgggggcatccagcagggcagcagccccaggctgggggcatccggcggggcagcagcagccccaggcttggGGGCatctggcagggcagcagcagccccaggctgggggcatccagcagggcagcagcagccccaggctgggggcatccagcagggcagcagcagccccaggctgggggcatccggcagggcagcagccccaggctgggggcatccggcagggcagcagccccaggctgggggcatctggcagggcagcagccccaggctgggggcatccggcagggcagcagccccagtctGGTGGTatctggcagggcagcagcttgtCCTGCCCTATAAAAAAGGAAGGTGCAGAAGCCAATTTCTTTGCTCGCTGGGGGTTTGCTCAAGGGCTCCTTCAGCGGCCAGGCAGCAGGATGTGAGCCGCCCCAGCACTGGGGTCACTGGGAGGGGGAAGCGACCACGTCtctgacccctccccagcctgcggGAAGCCTTCGATTGCTGCCGTGCCTGAAAGGGGACGCGTTGAGTTTGCTCTCTGCGgagaagagcaagaaaaaaggaagctgGCTCGGCTGAGCAGCCCGGGGGGGGCAGCTGCcgagggaggctgagcagcccgggggggcagctgctgccgagagaggctgagcagccccggggggggcagctgccgagggaggctgagcagccccggggggggcagctgccgagagaggctgagcagcccgGGGGGGAAAGCTGCcgagggaggctgagcagcccgggggggggcagctgccgagggaggctgagcagccccgggggggggcagctgccgagggaggctgagcagcccgGGGGGGAAAGCTGCcgagggaggctgagcagcccggggggggcagctgccgagggaggctgagcagcccgggggggggcagctgctgccgagggaggctgagcagcccggggggggcagctgccgagggaggctgagcagcccgggggggggcagctgccgagggaggctgagcagcccgggggggggcagCTCACTGGGCACAGCATATCCTGAGCTagagagtgctgagctgctcctctgggccCTCCTGAGCTagagagtgctgagctgctcctctgagccCTCCTGAGCTagagagtgctgagctgctcctctgagccctgctgaactagagagtgctgagctgcttctctgggCCCTCCTGAGCTagagagtgctgagctgctcctctgggccctgctgagctagagagtgctgagctgctcctctgagccCTCCTGAGCTagagagtgctgagctgcttctctgggCCCTCCTGAGCTagagagtgctgagctgctcctctgggccctgctgagctagagagtgctgagctgctcctctgagccCTCCTGAGCTagagagtgctgagctgctcctctgggccCTCCTGAGCTagagagtgctgagctgctcctctgagccCTCCTGAGCTagagagtgctgagctgctcctctgagccCTCCTGAGCtagagtgctgagcagctcctctgggccctcCTGAGCTagagagtgctgagctgctcctctgggccCTCCTGAGCTagagagtgctgagctgctcctctgagccCTCCTGAGCTagagagtgctgagctgctcctctgagccCTCCTGAGCTagagagtgctgagctgctcctctgggccCTCCTGAGCTagagagtgctgagctgctcctctgggccctcctgagctggagagtgctgagctgctcctctgggccCTCCTGAGCTagagagtgctgagctgctcctctgagccCTCCTGAGCTagagagtgctgagctgctcctctgagccCTCCTGAGCTagagagtgctgagctgctcctctgagccCTCCTGAGCTagagagtgctgagctgctcctctgggccCTCCTGAGCTagagagtgctgagctgctcctctgggccCTCCTGAGCTagagagtgctgagctgctcctctgggccctcctgagctggagagtgctgagctgctcctctgggccCTCCTGAGCTagagagtgctgagctgctcctctgagccCTCCTGAGCTagagagtgctgagctgctcccctgTGTCCCGGGGAACAGAGAGAAGCTGGAGGTCTGTTTGTGCTCCAGACACAGCGTGGGGCAGCGCAGTGGTGGCTGTGTGAGCTCGGGGAGGGTGGCCAAGGTCCTCAGAGCACCTCTGACGTGGGGCTGTAACCttggctggctggcagggaggagcaAACAAACTGTGCTGCAGGTTTGGGGTTGGCCTTGGGTCCTTTTTGACTATCTTTTGTTTCGCTTCACCTTTGTCTCTTGCAGAGACCACTCAGGGCCTTTGTGTGtgtcccacagcctgctccttgcTGACTGTCTGAGGGCAGCATCCCTTAGTGCTGCCCAAGCCTGTCAGCAGTTAGGTGTTGGCCATGTGAGATCATCTCCCAGCAATGTCTGGGATGCTTTTTGGGCTCTTGCCTTTTCATCAGCACTATTATTtgggttcttttctttttgtcttcctaGAGCTAAATGTTTctttcagctcagctgcagtcaaAGACCATAATTaaccagggctgcagctgcttgaaGTCTCAGCCACTCATTTTTTGCTAATGCCTTCAGACAGATGTTGGATAGGGGCTGAGAGACtcaactgctgctgcctccagctccccagtGCTCATGAGTGAGGAAGAGGAAGTTGTGGAGGACAAGATTCTGCCTTGAtaccagagcagagaagcagagtttgggttgcaaaagccctctgagatcatccagtccaaccctcagcccagcaccaccacggccactaaaccctggccccaagtgccatggccacagggctctggaacagctccagggatgggcatcaaaggatgttttgggttggaagggatctttcaGTCATCCAGTCCATATAAAAAAGCTCTGTTGGAAGCCTTCTCACCCAATGTCCTTTTCTTCTGGAAGATGGTCACTGTTTGCTGCTTGATGTGCATGGCCAGGCTCAGGGCGTGTTTGGGTTCTCCCCCTGCGGCTTTGCCTTTGTTTCACCTCATTCCCTGGCAGGTTGctactgggagcagagaggggttTGGATTCAGCATGCTGGAGGCATGGCtgagagatgcagagatgtggtgctgagggacatggtttggaaCCAGACTTGGtacagttagagaatggttgggctggatgagcttgcagtgcctgaggggctccaggagagctggggagggacttgtgacaagggctgggagtgccaggatgagggagaatggctttgatctgggagaggagagcttgagagtggagatgaggaagaaattgttgagagtgaggctggggagagcctggcacaggctgcccagggaggctgtggctgcctcctgcctggaggtgttgaaggccaggctggatgaggccctgagcaagctgtgctggtgggaggtgtccctgcccatggcaggggggttgcccatctttgtggcttcctctggaccctctccaggagctccaggtccttcttgtgctgggggccccagaactggaggcagtgctgcaggtggggtctgagcagagggacagaatcctctccctgccctgctggtcacaccctGCTGGGTGGGCACAGTTCCTGGGCACttccaccctgctggggctcctggGCAGGATGTGGTGAGGCTGTGACACAGCTCCTGGTAACCCAAGCTACTCCTCTtgctgagctgtccctgcctgctgttTGCTACTTCCTCTAACCATGTCTGTGATGTGATCAAACCACCTCCTCAGGACCTGTTTTCTGGGGGGTTCTTACCTCTTCTTGTTGCCTCTATGGcttgtggggctgcagcagctctttcagcagtgctgtgtgcagtgaactcagcctgcagcccagcagggatcTCTCTGAACCACATTAAAATCCCTTTTTGGTGGCTTTCTCCCAATGCATGTCACAGCCCAAGAAGAGTTTgggtctctctctgctcctgcacagaaGAGGTTTCTGAGCCCATTCCTAAAGGAGAAGCATCAGAGCTGGTTCTTAGTGGGATGAGCCCAAGGGGGTTGGGGTTTCTTCCTTTGTACAGCTGAGTAAGAAAGCAGGAGGCCTTCTTTAAAAGCTCTtttaaatcacagagtcacagactggtGACCTCTAAGGTGGAGGTGCAGGTCAGCAACGAGGACATCTTCCCCACCAGCATCAGTGAGGTCAGAGAGGAGGGAGCCTGGTGCAGAGCTGATGCTTGGAGCCCTCAGGGCCCTGTTTCTGTGCCAAGAGATTTacaaagtcacagaatgggttggaagggatcttaaagctcatccagtgccaaccctctgccgtgggcagggacacctcccaccagcccagcttgctcagggcctcatccagcctggccttgagcacctccagggagggggcagccacagcctccctgggcaacctgtgcccagggtctccccaccctcactctcaacaatgtcttccttctctccaatcTCCTTCTGTTGcatggtgtgagggtgctggaggcctggagcaggctgcccagagaggttgtggagtctcctggtgtggagagcttccaaccccccctggccattgtgctcctgggcaagctgctgtgggggccctgctttggcagtggggttggactgggtgagctgcagaggtcccttccaacctccaccacgctgggattctgtggcaaCCTACAAGCAAGCTCAGCTCTGTTGCCAGACACCCTCCAGCAAAGCAGCCATTAGAGCAGGAGCCTCTTGCTCTGTCCCAGAGCTCAAAACAGGACGTGAGAGGGCGGAGGGGAACCAGAAGCCACAGCTCAGGCACCCGGAGAGAGGCTCTCCTGAAATAACAGCAGCtgagagggcagccacagcctcttctgcagGTGCAGACAGACCATAGCCATAAACATCTTTCACTTCAGGTTTAGCTCAGGTCTAGCTGGAGGCTGGTTGCAAGCTGGAAAGACCAGGGCCAAGGCTGCcttcctcttccagcctgtggAAAAGAACTGAGCTCTGAGAGGGCTGAGGCACCAGTGGAGATCTGCAAGGATGCTGACAAGAAACACAGCTCTGTTTATCTGCAGCTGATTAGACCTCCTTGTGTTCCCACATCCAGCCCCTGGTAGCATTTGTGGCAAGCTGCTCTTTGATGAGAGCTGAAAGCTACGTGCACCAGAGATGGTGCTTTACATCTGCTgggcagggaaaggcaggaagggaaagggactcaaactgcagccctcctgccctgataggatgagggacaatggttttgaggtgggagaggagaggttccaccttctgttcaggtggaacctcctgggttccagtttgcctcttgtgctggcaccaagcagagtctggcctcagcctcttgcccctctttagctcctgctgagcattgctcagctcccctctggggctgctcctctccaggctctcagccccggggctctcagcctttgctcctcacagagctgttccagggtcctcagcctctttgcagcctcccctggactctctgcagtagttctgtgtctccatggaactggggagcccagaactggacccagtactccatatgtggcctcattagggcagagcagaggaggaggactcAAGGTCATAACCTTATCTTTTAGGTGCTCTTGTTTCCAGAGGGGGGGACGGGGGGGTGAAGTGTGTCTGAGAAACCAGATCCAGGTGAAACCCAACATCGCTTTCACCTGCGACTGTGTGCAGCACTGGAGCCCAGGAAGTGCTGGTGGAGGTGGCTCTGCTTGCTGTGGGGCTTGGACATCTCTTGGTGAGATGATGTGGAGTTGAGCAGCAGCCGTcacccacagaggctgtgccGAGGGCCACGGGGGGGGGCAGCCGTGCcggggggcacgggggggcagccgtgctggggggcagccgtGCCGAGGGCCACGGGGGGGCAGCCGTGCTGGGGGCcacggggcggggggcagccgTGTCGAGGGCCACGGGGGGGCAGCCGTGCCGAGAGCCACGGGGGGGCAGCCGTGCTGGGGGCcacggggcggggggcagccgTGCTGGGGGCCACGGGGAGCAGCCGTGCCGAGGGCCACGGGGGGGCAGCCGTGCCGGGGGGCAGCCGTGCCGAGGGCCACGGGGGGCAGCCGTGCCGAGGGCTACGGGGGGGCAGCCGTGCTGGGGGCCACGGGGAGCAGccgtgctggggggcagccgtGCTGGGGGCCACGGGGAGCAGccgtgctggggggcagccgtgctgagggccaggggggGCAGCTGTGCCTTCATGCTTGGATTTGCTGCTTCCCTCATCCCCACGCCGACACCTTGCAGGGGTGACTCTGCTCAGGTCACCTCTGGgagccaagctgctgctctgctgctgaagagcagggaggaggcaagcAAGCTGCCCTtggcttccccctgcccagatCTGGGGCAGGTGCCCAGATGGCACGGCAGCTCTCTGCCCCCTGGGATTTAGAGAGGGTTTCCTGCGGCGAGAGCCGCTCCTAATCGCTGCCCTTCCGCGCTGCCTCGCAGATCAGGAGCAGATGAGCAGGGGGAGGTCTCTGTGAAGATCGGAAGCGCCTCGGGAAGCGGCCCAGCGGCTCTGCAGCTCCGGCTGGCAGCACTCCGGCGGCGGGGGAGGCGGCAGGGGGAGGCGGCAGGGATGTCCCACGCTCTGAAGCAGGTCTTCAACAAGGACAAAACCTTCCGGCCCAAGCGCAAGTTCGAGCCCGGGACGCAGCGCTTCGAGCTGCACAAGAAGGCTCAGGCCTCCCTCAACGCCGGCCTGGACCTgaagctggcagtgcagctgcccCCGGGCGAGGAGCAGAACGACTGGGTGGCCGTGCACGTGGTGGACTTCTTCAACCGCATCAACCTGATCTACGGCACCATCAGCGACTACTGCACGGAGCAGTCCTGCCCCGTCATGTCGGGGGGCCCCAAGTACGAGTACAGGTGGCAGGATGAGCACAAGTACAGGAAGCCCActgccctctctgccccccagtACATGAACCTGCTGATGGACTGGATCGAGGTGCAGATCAACAACGAGGACATCTTCCCCACCAACGTCGGTGAGTGCGGAGGGCGGGCAGCCCGCTGCGGGGCTGCTGCGGGGAGCCCGCGGGCTCCTGGTCCTGCTCCACGAGAGGTCAGAGACACACAGaaggggctgggttggaaggagtcttaaaggtcatccagctccaacccccttgcccatgggcagggacacctcccaccagcacagcttgctcagggcctcatccagcctggccctgaacacctccaggcaggaggcagccacagcctccctgggcagcctgtgccaggctctccccagcctcgctctcaacaatttcttcctcatctccagtctcagtctctcctctcccacctcaaagccattgttcctcatcctggcactcccagcccttgtcacaagtccctccccagctctcctgcagccccctcatcatctttgtggtctcctctgcaccctctccaacacttccatgtccttcttgggcTGGGAGCCCCCAGTGCTCcagccagggtctcaccagagtagggcagaggggcagaatcccctccctgccctgtcctgctgctcacactgcctTTGAAGCACCTGGCTAAGAGCTCCTGCATGAGAGGGCAGCTGAAGTCACCCAGGACTCAGCTCAAGatgctgaatcatagaatagttttggttggaagagccctctgagatcacccagaccaagcagcaacccaaccccaccgtggtcactaaaccatggccccaggtgctctcctgaagccccttcaggtactggaaggctgctctgaggtctctctggagctttctcttctccaggctgagcagcccaaagtctctcagcctgtctccacagcagaagttctgcagcctctgatcctctctgtggcctcctctggaccctctccagcagctccaggtccttcctgtgctgggggccccagagctggaggcagtgctgcaggtgggggctgagcagagcagaggggcagaatcccctccctgtgctgctcagcactcagttgcctgctgggctgccagggaccattgctggctcctggggagtttgtcaccaactgacccccccaaagccttctcctcctcagggctgctctcagccactcctcacccagcctggatttgtgttcTATTGTGAGATCCTGTTGCTCAAGTcaccctcccagcagagctgtttcCTTCTGTGCCATGCAGAGGCTGGCACTGTAGTAAGGGCCTCTGAGCACCCAAGAATCTCCAGGAGCTCTTCTGGactgccagagctgtgccagatCCCATGCTGGAGTCATGAATACCTTGAGgaaagccaggctgagcctaGGCAGCAAACCAAGATTCTTTTAgtctgtgcccctgtactcagggctgctgaggccacgcctggcatcctggggtcagttttgggtcaCTCACTcccaggaggacactgaggggctggagaaggtccagagaagggcaacaaagctggggaagggtctggagaacagtgctggggaggagcagctgatggagctgggggtgggcagtgtggaggagaggaggctgagggagacctccttgctctctacagctccctgagaggaggctgcagccaggtggggcttgggctctgctcccaaggagcaagggacaggatgagaggaactGCTCTGaaactatgccaggggagggttagtttggaggtgaggaacaatttctttgctggaggggtggtcagggcttggcacaggctgcccagggaggtggtggagtccccagccctggaggggttcaagaaccctgtggccatggcccttggggccgtggtggggttgggttgctgcttggactggatgagctcaggaggcttttccaacccaaacaattctctgattccatacCTGGAGGAAAGCCAAGCTGGGCCTAGGGTTGCTCTTGGAACAGTCAGTCTGTGACATGGCTCCTGAGCAGTTCCTGCTGGTCCTGGTCTCCTGGAGgccagccctggcccagctGGTTGCTAGcttgggctgcaggctggtgccCAGCCTGGGCCTGCTGGTGGTGGCCACGGTTCCATAATTAGCCTCTTTGTCATTAGAGGCTGTTGGTGGCTGACTCTGCCCTTTCCAGCTCAGCTGGGTGGATGCTGACATGAGTGTGGAGGGGAGGAGCAGCTTTTATCTATTGCCAGGGTGATGGAAGTGAGAATTTGGCCCCAGCCACCTAAATCTGCATACCCACAGGCAGCTTTGTGTGCTGGCTTTGGGACAGGGTCTGGAGGGGGTTTGGGTGAGCTTGTGTTGAGAATTCAGCAGCTAAAGCATTAGGCAAACACCTCTGAGCCCACTCAGAGCTCCAGTCTTCTggggtgcagcagagctgcctccctcctgccctggtgtTTAAACCATCAGAGTTCTGCTGGGATGTGGTTGGTCCCCGTTGGGGACACCTCTGCCACAGGACCTGGGTGCAGGGTGGgttgagaacagccctgaagaaagagccttgggggtgttgggtgctgagcagctccccaggagccagcagtgccctcctgcagcccagaggcagctgtgtgctgggctgcagccagagcagggtgggcaggagaggggattctgccactgggctctgctctgctgagacctcacctccaatcctgcctccagctctgctgtccccagcagaaggaggacacagagctgctggagagagtccagaggaggccacaagggttggagcagctctgctgtgagcacaggctgagggagctgggggtgttcagcctggagaggagaagacgccagggggacctcagagctgcctgccaggacctgaagggatcctgctggaaggctgcagaaggacttcacatgagggtgtctgagccaggccaagggggaatggtttgaagctgaggcagagcagggtgagactggagctgaggaagaagtttttcagtgtgagggaggtgaggctctggcacaggctgcccagggaggctgtggctgcctcctgcctggatgaggcctggagcagctgagtctagctgagagatgtccctgcccatagcaggtgggttgcagtagatgatctctaaggtccctaaCCATGCtgtgagcacccccagggctcctctccagcaccaAACCACCCCTTAAACCTGGTGCTGAGTGGGCagagggggggagcagggccacagagaACTCTTCAGGCAGCTGAAGGCCTCAAATCcttcccctgtgccccccagccgCTGCTGCCCTACCTTTGCTCAGGGCTCCTGCAAGGCTCTGGGGTTGATAAGCAGTGTTtgctctgctgggggaaggTCAGACaagcttccagcagcaggagggttgtggtttgaggtttgtttgggttttggggggtgtttttATCATCATCATTTTCAGCTCAGCTTTTACCAAGATCCTTCCACCCTGAACACTCAGCTGAAACGCTGCAGTTCCCACGGAGAGGGTTTCACTCCTCCTctgaggtggctgctgctgaacagaTCCCAGATTGCTGCTGCCATGCCAGAAGGGCCTCAAAACCTTGAGCTGGTAACCAAATTGCTGCAGATGTATCCAAGGAGGAGATAACTGCAGGGAGTTCTCAGCactgcctctctgctgtgggTTTTCGCTTGGCCCTCGCTGGTGCTTTTTGCACTGCTGCTAGAAACCTGCCAAGAAGAGCTGAGGAAAGCTTGGTGaggctgaagcagctgctgggaaccTCCTGCTTGCAGTCACTAAAGAGATCCCTGGTAGGCAGCTAGGGAGGAATCTGTGCTTGGCAAAAAAAAACTCTGATCCGTGTGGAAAGgcaaaaggaggaaggaagtgaAAATTCCCAGAGACAGATTGGACAGATTGAGATGGAAGAGCttctgcctgagcagcctggactagtgtgaggtgtcccctgcccatggaactggctgatccttggggtcccttccaaccctgacaggcCTGTGATGATTTTGTGGttccagccccagggagctcagctctCACCTCACCGAAtgttcctcttccctccccaggtACTCCCTTCCCCAAGAACTTCCTCCCAGTGGTGAAGAAGATTCTCTCCAGGCTCTTCAGGGTGTTTGTCCATGTCTACATCCACCACTTTGACAGGATCACCCAGATGGGCTCTGAGGCCCATGTCAACACCTGCTACAAGCACTTTTACTACTTTGTGAAAGAGTTCAACCTCATCGACACCAAGGAGCTGGAGCCGCTGGTGAGGCttgggctgggctcagggcacacatcctgcagccagggcaggggcccAGCGTGGTGGGAActgaaaaggacctctggggatcatccaagcccaacccccctgctccagcagggcatccacagcactttgcccaggagcacaatggccatggggggttggaagctctccacaccaggagactccacaacctctctgggcagcctgctccaggcctccagcaccctcacaccaaacaactttctcctcctgctcaggtggaacctcctgggttccaatttATGcctcttggcctgtccctgggccccactgagcagagtctggccccagcctcttgccccccagggaccttttatctcttgctgagcactgctcagctcccttctggggctgctcttgtgtggactctcagccccagggctctcagcctttgctcctcacagagctgctccaggcccctcagcagctctgcagcctgcactggactctctggAACTGGAGTGGGCTGGGGATGAAGGAATCAGAGGTCTCTGGTACCTTCTCAGAACTGATTGCCCAAATTCAGACCTTGCAGTTTGGCAGGACCCTGGGGGCCAGGACTTGCAGGCACAGCTGAGACACTTAGCCatcagctgggggcagctgacttggttctccagcagcctccttgcaCTTCTAGCAgcttgtgtgtgctgtgtgagcctggcactgctggccatGGGTGGCTAAACCCTACCCTGGGCAAGGGTAGCACCACCACCCTCACCAGGAGCCTGGAGGATGGAGAGGGTGACCTGCAGcttggaggtggtgctggggtgacctgcagcagggaggtggtgctggggtgaccTGCAGctaggaggtggtgctggggtgacctgcagcagggaggtggtgctggggtgaccTGCAGctaggaggtggtgctggggtgacctgcagctgggaggtggtgctggggtgaccTGCAGctaggaggtggtgctggggtgacctgcagcagggaggtggtgctggggtttcTGAAGCCataagctgctggcaggggcaagggcagggtcagaggcaggggcaagggcaggggtGGGTGCAGAGACAGGGGTAGGGACAGGGGTAAGGGcaggggcaagggcaggggtGGGTGCAGAGACAGGGGTAGGGACAGGGGTAAGGGcaggggcaagggcaggggtGGGTGCAGAGACAGGGTTAGGGGCAGGGGTAGGGACAGGGGTAAGGGcaggggcaagggcaggggtGGGTGCAGAGGCAGGGTTAGGGGCAGGGGTAGGgacaggggcagaggcaggggtgggtgcagaggcaggggcaagggcaggggtGGGTGCAGAGGCAGGGTTAGGGGCAGGGGTAGGGACAGGGGTAAGGGCAGGGGTGGGTGCAGAGGcaggggcaagggcaggggtgggtgcagaggcagggg
The DNA window shown above is from Dryobates pubescens isolate bDryPub1 chromosome 31, bDryPub1.pri, whole genome shotgun sequence and carries:
- the MOB3A gene encoding MOB kinase activator 3A; its protein translation is MSHALKQVFNKDKTFRPKRKFEPGTQRFELHKKAQASLNAGLDLKLAVQLPPGEEQNDWVAVHVVDFFNRINLIYGTISDYCTEQSCPVMSGGPKYEYRWQDEHKYRKPTALSAPQYMNLLMDWIEVQINNEDIFPTNVGTPFPKNFLPVVKKILSRLFRVFVHVYIHHFDRITQMGSEAHVNTCYKHFYYFVKEFNLIDTKELEPLKEMTSRMCH